The Vanessa tameamea isolate UH-Manoa-2023 chromosome 2, ilVanTame1 primary haplotype, whole genome shotgun sequence genome has a segment encoding these proteins:
- the LOC113399743 gene encoding uncharacterized protein LOC113399743, with translation MSELAPATEPLFPPLVLAIYIACVAGAGALANCAVLAALLKRSRNGLFSIIIQLAVTDFMLLGFSIGPELWSYNIRTWVFGRSSCIAYRGLSIFATTASLYLTVTMALHTLSTANIEKNAMILKNKRSGGDEDEEIRSSRHSLVACSDTSTPPRTMNLDYRLTDARVPVAPPSIFVWILAASLSIPEFALATTVRHDNDVIACTLIDNSHRINMHSLVALFTLFLPSLILTSAGILIICQLKSNKLSKIEGTDIIPALKLSICLIFLYIIFCAPRSVFYIYRLYTISEENKINVGYENDTTLLINLILSAMYLAATLLRPLLCITLLPRLRIFLSFGFRNIDDV, from the exons ATGTCGGAGCTCGCACCCGCGACCGAACCGCTATTCCCGCCACTTGTCCTCGCGATTTATATTGCATGCGTCGCCGGCGCCGGAGCCCTCGCCAACTGTGCTGTCTTAGCTGCACTTCTCAAACGGTCAAGAAACg gCTTGTTTTCAATCATCATTCAATTAGCAGTAACTGATTTTATGTTACTAGGATTTTCTATTGGTCCCGAATTATGGTCTTACAATATTAGAACATGGGTCTTTGGAAGAAGCAGTTGCATAGCGTATCGAGGGCTCAGTATATTTGCAACAACAGCATCTTTGTACTTAACTGTTACAATGGCTTTGCATACGTTATCAACagcaaatatagaaaaaaatgcaatgatacttaaaaataaacgaagtgGAGGCGACGAAGATGAAGAAATAAGGTCTTCGCGTCACAGTCTTGTTGCTTGCAGTGATACTTCTACCCCACCTCGAACTATGAATCTTGATTATCGTCTCACTGACGCTAGAGTACCAGTTGCACCACCATCGATTTTCGTATGGATTCTGGCAGCATCACTTAGTATTCCAGAATTTGCTTTAGCTACAACTGTTCGTCATGATAACGATGTCATCGCATGTACTTTAATAGACAACAGTCATAGGATAAACATGCATTCTTTGGTTGCGctgtttactttatttttaccatCACTGATATTAACCAGTGCAGGAATTCTTATTATAtgtcaattaaaatcaaataaattatctaaaatagaGGGAACTGATATAATACCAGCacttaaattatcaatatgtttaatatttttatatattattttctgtgcACCGCGAtcggttttttatatttatagattatatactatttctgaggaaaacaaaataaatgtaggATATGAAAATGATAcgactttacttataaatttaatactcaGTGCAATGTATCTTGCTGCAACATTGTTACGTCCTTTATTATGCATAACTTTATTGCCCAGGTTAAGGATTTTCTTGTCATTTGGTTTTAGGAATATAgatgatgtttaa